The Apium graveolens cultivar Ventura chromosome 11, ASM990537v1, whole genome shotgun sequence genome has a window encoding:
- the LOC141697063 gene encoding protein ABC transporter 1, mitochondrial-like yields MPPSLNELTRLFNGLTLVCKEVAARNRATSFQTTASDLQNLIKTAFISATDLTGLTQGNLRHFSPPESGSRSGSGFDSDSSSVVYFTQTSAGVADIEDFSVSDSSVSNVGDDKADVSVVDFRDIGDVGRDFDNVAQVDGVQGESMVPPVKRRKLRERKVPSTSFSRALGFAGLGAGLAWGTVQESTRRLVYGTPTSKDQKSAVSPFLSDKNAERLALALCRMRGAALKLGQMLSIQDESLVPAPILAALDIVRQGADVMPRSQLNEVLEAELGPEWSSKLTSFDYEPLAAASIGQVHHAVTKDGLDVAMKIQYPGVADSIDSDIDNVKLILDYTNLLPEQMYIDSAIKVAKEELSRECDYELEANNQKRFRELLSNTEGCYVPMVIDGIRSKRILTTELVSGISIDKVASLDQETRNYVGRKLLHLTLMELFVFRFMQAHPNWGNFLYDEKTRTINLIDFGAARDYPKRFVDDYLRMVLACANRDKETVIEMSQRLGFLTGMESDIMLEAHVQAGFIVGLPFAKPGGYDFRSTNITHNITNLGATMMKHRLTAPPDEAYSLHRKLSGAFLACMKVKAVVPCREMLLEVYENYKFDEDNIEILKSSV; encoded by the exons ATGCCACCGTCGTTAAACGAACTCACCAGGCTATTCAATGGCCTTACGCTTGTTTGTAAAGAAGTTGCCGCCCGTAACAGAGCCACTTCATTTCAAACCACCGCCTCTGATTTACAAAACCTCATTAAAACTGCTTTCATCTCCGCTACTGATCTTACTGGACTCACTCAAGGAAATCTTCGACATTTTTCGCCTCCTGAGTCCGGTTCTCGTTCAGGTTCTGGGTTCGATTCTGACTCATCCAGCGTTGTCTATTTTACGCAAACTAGTGCTGGTGTTGCTGATATAGAGGATTTTTCGGTGTCGGATTCCAGTGTGAGTAATGTAGGTGATGATAAGGCTGATGTTAGTGTTGTTGATTTTCGAGATATTGGTGATGTAGGTAGAGATTTTGATAATGTAGCACAGGTTGATGGTGTTCAAGGAGAATCTATGGTTCCTCCGGTGAAGAGGAGGAAGCTGAGGGAACGTAAAGTTCCTTCGACTTCGTTTTCTAGAGCCCTAGG GTTTGCTGGTTTGGGTGCTGGTTTAGCCTGGGGGACAGTACAGGAATCTACACGAAGACTTGTATATGGTACACCTACCTCGAAAGATCAGAAATCTGCAGTTTCCCCATTCTTATCAGATAAAAATGCAGAACGTTTGGCTCTTGCATTATGCAGAATGCGTGGTGCGGCACTCAAGTTGGGCCAGATGTTAAGTATCCAGGATGAATCTCTTGTACCTGCTCCG ATCCTGGCTGCTTTGGATATCGTTCGTCAAGGCGCAGATGTGATGCCTAGGAGCCAGCTCAATGAGGTTTTGGAAGCTGAATTGGGGCCTGAATGGTCGTCTAAATTGACAAGCTTTGATTATGAACCATTAGCTGCTGCAAGTATAGGACAG GTACATCATGCTGTCACGAAGGATGGCTTGGACGTTGCTATGAAAATCCAGTATCCTGGCGTTGCGGATAGCATTGATAGTGACATCGATAATGTGAAACTGATTTTAGATTACACAAATCTGCTTCCAGAACAAATGTACATTGACAGTGCTATAAAA GTGGCTAAAGAAGAATTATCTCGTGAATGTGACTATGAATTGGAGGCGAATAACCAGAAAAGATTTCGTGAATTGTTATCTAATACGGAAGGTTGTTATGTTCCCATGGTGATAGATGGTATACGGAGTAAAAGGATTCTAACTACAGAACTTGTTTCTG GAATTTCAATTGATAAGGTGGCATCACTTGATCAAGAGACTCGTAATTATGTTGGAAGAAAGTTGCTGCATTTAACTTTGATGGAGCTGTTTGTCTTCCGTTTTATGCAGGCAC ATCCTAATTGGGGTAATTTCTTATATGACGAGAAGACGAGGACAATCAATCTCATTGATTTTGGTGCAGCTCGGGATTACCCAAAACGTTTTGTTGATGATTATTTGAGAATG GTTCTAGCATGTGCTAACAGGGACAAAGAAACTGTGATCGAAATGTCCCAAAGGCTTGGTTTTCTTACCGGAATGGAGTCGGACATTATGTTAGAGGCTCATGTTCAAGCTGGATTTATTGTCGGATTGCCATTTGCAAAGCCTGGTGGGTATGATTTCCGGTCCACAAATATCACACATAACATTACAAACCTTGGAGCAACAATGATGAAGCATAGGTTGACAGCCCCTCCTGATGAAGCTTACAGCCTTCACCGGAAGCTTTCTGGTGCTTTCCTTGCTTGTATGAAGGTTAAAGCTGTTGTACCATGCAGGGAAATGCTTCTTGAAGTTTATGAAAATTACAAGTTTGATGAAGATAACATTGAAATCTTAAAAAGCTCTGTTTAG
- the LOC141697064 gene encoding uncharacterized protein LOC141697064 has product MASWEDIVDDQDYDHQESQSQAHSLSRLATCTSNSTLDYDNFDNYDDDNHGTISTMISRLSIESFDVGGYADGEFSEGTYGAGGQDISSRGCLFIDSDDEKEAPVPASYSLPATPLHDQMYQSDALFVKLTENGAKQYSSDNNCERMSRRKKKVLRRKKWEERKASKSDTNDDEDEDEDDDDVVHEDDEMKMNLGIGERSLSQSNYSFSGESEGGLRVITRPKGGRRSLCMDMEEVKACRELGFELEHQQMFDMTAAPGRLTLSTSTLDTNTTSSGGSSPIPNWRISSPGDDPKDVKARLKVWAQAVALASSSSSSSKYGGT; this is encoded by the exons ATGGCTTCTTGGGAAGATATAGTGGATGATCAAGATTATGATCATCAAGAATCTCAGTCTCAAGCTCATAGTCTCTCAAGGCTAGCTACCTGCACCAGCAATTCAACTTTAGATTACGATAATTTCGATAATTATGATGATGACAATCATGGTACTATTAGTACCATGATTTCAAGATTGTCTATTGAGAGTTTTGATGTTGGTGGTTATGCTGATGGAGAGTTTTCTGAGGGAACTTATGGTGCTGGAGGCCAAGATATCTCATCAAGGGGCTGTTTGTTTATAGATTCTGATGATGAAAAGGAAGCACCAGTGCCAGCTTCTTATTCCTTGCCAGCCACACCACTGCATGATCAAATGTACCAGAGTGATGCTTTGTTTGTGAAACTCACTGAGAATGGAGCCAAACAATACTCAAGTGATAACAATTGTGAGAGAATGAGTAGAAGGAAAAAAAAGGTGTTGAGGAGGAAGAAATGGGAAGAAAGAAAGGCAAGTAAAAGTGATACAaatgatgatgaagatgaggatgaggatgatgatgatgttGTGCATGAAGATGATGAGATGAAGATGAATTTAGGCATTGGAGAAAGGAGTTTGAGTCAAAGTAACTATAGTTTTAGTGGAGAGAGTGAAGGAGGGTTGAGGGTAATAACAAGGCCTAAAGGAGGAAGAAGATCATTGTGTATGGATATGGAGGAAGTTAAGGCATGTAGGGAACTTGGTTTTGAGTTAGAACACCAGCAAATGTTTGACATGACTGCGGCGCCAGGTCGTTTAACTCTGTCTACTTCAACTCTGGATACCAACACCACCAGCAGTGGTGGCAGTTCTCCCATTCCCAATTGGCGCATTTCTAGTCCAG GGGATGATCCAAAGGATGTAAAAGCAAGGTTGAAGGTTTGGGCACAAGCTGTGGCACTTGCTTCTAGTTCTAGTTCTTCATCTAAATATGGAGGCACTTAA